The Daucus carota subsp. sativus chromosome 7, DH1 v3.0, whole genome shotgun sequence genome window below encodes:
- the LOC108194643 gene encoding F-box/kelch-repeat protein At3g06240: MAEINVNGCCSFGSCNGLLYFAEYCYDEKILVLNPLRNQLRLLPPISFPPNDDFLALMKHYGDPEESPVNAYGLGFDSSTNNFKMVCILQNTGECMGTVVHNLGSNSWRKISSVPRYPIHGKPVFVHGFLHWMLSPLRQFYGDLPVDQNIISFDVCTEEFQVIPHPGILSENIEEFELIDCYGHFKLFDMSNDLAVADISMRDKDIDIWVMDYAKKEWSRVYNIRLAETLASAYNEICVYAIACVYNDNDIGVWKEGEIFVKSYKGYWIFSTHTGGLRFKRISGLGKGDAQILSHTGSLVSI; the protein is encoded by the coding sequence ATGGCGGAGATAAATGTAAATGGTTGTTGTTCCTTCGGTTCTTGCAATGGATTGCTTTACTTTGCAGAATACTGCTACGACGAAAAAATCCTAGTGCTAAATCCTCTTAGAAATCAGCTGAGGCTTCTGCCACCCATCTCCTTCCCGCCAAATGATGATTTTCTTGCTCTTATGAAACACTACGGAGATCCAGAGGAATCCCCAGTAAATGCCTATGGATTAGGCTTTGATAGTTCAACTAATAACTTCAAAATGGTCTGTATTCTGCAGAATACAGGGGAATGCATGGGCACTGTAGTGCACAATCTGGGCTCAAACTCGTGGAGAAAAATTTCAAGTGTTCCTCGATATCCTATCCACGGAAAGCCTGTATTTGTTCACGGCTTCTTGCATTGGATGTTAAGCCCTCTCCGACAATTCTACGGGGACTTGCCTGTGGACCAAAACATAATCTCGTTCGATGTCTGTACAGAGGAATTCCAGGTGATTCCGCATCCTGGGATTCTGTCAGAGAACATCGAGGAATTTGAACTAATCGATTGCTACggtcattttaaattatttgatatgAGTAACGACTTGGCCGTAGCGGATATCTCAATGAGGGATAAAGATATCGATATTTGGGTGATGGATTATGCGAAAAAGGAATGGAGCAGAGTGTATAATATCAGACTGGCTGAGACGCTTGCGAGTGCTTACAATGAAATTTGCGTTTATGCAATTGCTTGTGtttataatgataatgatatagGCGTATGGAAGGAGGGAGAAATATTTGTGAAATCTTATAAAGGATACTGGATATTTAGTACTCACACAGGTGGCTTGAGATTTAAAAGAATTTCTGGTTTGGGCAAGGGTGATGCACAAATTTTGAGTCACACTGGAAGTTTGGTTTCCATCTAA